The Seriola aureovittata isolate HTS-2021-v1 ecotype China chromosome 7, ASM2101889v1, whole genome shotgun sequence genome includes the window GGACTGGGACTGGACTGGGTGATGTTGGGACCAGCTGTGGTGTTGTGGGGTCcatgtgttgctgctgtggtgTTACTGGTGGGACTGGGACTGGACTGGGTGACGTTGGGACCAGCTGTGGTGTTGTGGGGTCcatgtgttgctgctgtggtgTTACTGGTGGGACTGGGACTAGACTGGGTGACGTTGGGACCAGCTGTGGTGTTGTGGGGTCcatgtgttgctgctgtggtgTTACTGGTGGGACTGGGACTGGACTGGGTGACGTTGGGACCAGCTGTGGTGTTGTGGGGTCcatgtgttgctgctgtggtgTTACTGGTGGGACTGGTGGGACTGGAACTGGACTGGGTGACGTTGGGACCAGCTGTGGTGTTGACGTGGGGTTCAGGCGGCGTTGGTGTGTGGTCAGAGGTGGAGTTGGTTTCTCTGCGGGTGGAGTTCACAGTGTGTCTGGTTACTGTGGTTACATCAGACTGCGGCGCTGTTGTGTGGTTACTggtttctgttgtcatggtgacactGGGCAGACTGGTGGAtccatgtgttgttgtgttcccATTGTTGGGACTGGTTCCTGTCTTGATGGCTGCTCCGGTGTGGTCAGTTGTCATGGATACATGCTGTGTAGAAACATCCTGACTGCTGTTGACCGATGGTGAGGTGGTTGTCATGGCAACGTGAGTTGTATTGGAAGACACTAAAGTAAAGCGAGGGTGATTAGTGAGTGATTACTGGTCCAATGACAAAGTGAATCTACAGgtttgatgattgattgattggttcttcagcagcagcagattaatcaataatgaaaaaaattatcatTAGTTGTTACCATAATCGAATCAAACAGAATCTATAAGACCTCTGAAGACTTCACCCTGGATTATGGAAATTctgttttctgacgttttagAAACTGAACAATGAATCAGCtgattagaaaataataatagaaataatgataataataataatcaatagtTGCAGCCTTTAACAAGATTTTATACATataagccccgcccacctcaAGCTTTTCGTTCCCTCAGTCTAtaagctgctctctctctctctctctctctctctctctctctctctctctctctctctctgacctccaTTGTTCGAGCTGTTTCGAGGTTTTCTGTCGTCTACAGATTCATTCTTCATTCCTCTTTGAGCCTCAGTGAAACAAACCatcagaaaagtgtaaaaaggATGAAGCTGTGAAGGAAGGTGAGCTGTTTTTCTTACCTGAGGTGGTGAAGGTGAGAGCAATGCAGAGAGCGAGCAGCGTCTCCATCTTTCTGCAGGAAATCCGACAGTTTGTGACAAAGATCTCAGTGTGAGCGGCTGCTGGAGTCTGTTTCCATCCAGAGAAAGACTCCTTTAtacacctgtctcacctgcacacaggtggaggagggagagagggaggggccGGCTCACCCTCAAAGCACCCTGGGTGTTCCAGCAGGCTCAGGGCTCCACTCTGTGGTCACAGTCTGCTTGTTTAGTGCTGGATCATTATTTAAACCAGTTTCCTGCTTTTACCTGtacctttatttctctctgtctcccaggGGAAAGGTCCGTTCCATGTGATGCTGAAAACCACAGCAGCCATTAAGGTTGAAGGCAGAACAGACTGGCTCCTCCTCCAGCCGCTCATATGGAGCTGTAAAGCGATGGCAAGTGAAAGGCTGGATCTTGCTCCTTCAGCTGGGATGATCCATGCAGGAGATCCAGGAGACCAACAACACGTGCGCGTGTTCTTAACACTGACACGTTAGATTTTTCACCACACACGGAAAGACACTTGAACACACCGATGAAGAAGAAGGATGAAGAAAAGGAGAattcaaaaaagaaacatcaacgTCCTTCCAGATCTCATCTGGAAACTAAAACCACCTCCTCGGCCAACcacggttgtatccctccgccactcagactactttcaggttacatccctgtttatccagagtcatataaaatgttaaccatttgtgtattttctgtggtaaccgtgacctttgaccttagtCACCAAAGATGACAAAACCACCACTGCTGCTATTCAAGCACCACAACGAAGAGTCAGAGATGTTGAGGGCGACACGGAATTGGAGTCGATGTATAATAATCACAGAGGTTTTGAGGAACCTTTGATGTACaggttaataataatgaatgaatgatccGATAATGAGGATGCATCTGTCTTTAGACTTGATGTGAACTAAGAAatacagtttgtgtctgtttctgtcctctACTGCTGTGTGTGGGTTGATGTTTATAATTCAGTGTCATTTGTTAATACAATGATTTAGTTCGTCTTAAGTTTTAGtagaatgaaaaaaggaaaaaatcttTGTTAtgcatattgtttgtttttatcttagtAATATTTAACTGTgtattgaaatatatattaatattgcTGTCACAAATGAATTACACACTGAATGATAGAAGATGATTTCCTTGTTTTTGAGGTATTAATTATGTGGAGTGACTGATTAAGTATCATGTAGATTAAGTTTGTTTAGCCTAGTCAGTTACAAGAGGCTTGGTGTACTGAGTCCGCATCCTCTCCCTGTTTTAGATATTTGACCAAATATGAAGCATAAGCTATCTATAGTAATTCAAATGGCATAAAGCCTAGCCACAGGGGTTCCTTCTTCACaattgaggtgacatcatggaTAGAAGTCTGTATTGATGATTTGTCCTTTCTCCTCGATCATGCTTCAATAAAATTCCTCTGCATAAGACATCCTGGGCTCCAGCACTCTTTCTTCCCTGAAACACCTTGACCACAAATGATAACATTCTCCCTatcaataaagcataaaacatcatggtaAAATAAGTCTTAAAAggtgtcataaaaacaccatagtatagtacggcataaaatgtcatgaaaaagtcattgtacaatacggaaatatttaaaaatagtatagcaaggcataaaaagtcataaaaaagtgatagtatgataaggcaaaaaaagtcatagtatagtaaggcataaaaatgaaaaagaaaaacatcatagtatagtatggcatagaaataaaaaaagtcataaaatagtaggcataaaaatgaaaaaaaaatcttgtatagtaaggcataaaaattaaaaagacatcacaatatagtaaagcaaaaaaagtcaaaaaaatttcctagtatagtaagacataaaaataaaaaaaaagtcatagtatagtatggcataaaaatgaaaaaaaaccataatataatatggcataaaaacaaaaaaaaatcacaatatagtaaagcaaaaaaagtcatagtatagtatggcattaaagtaaaaacgtcatagtatagtaaggcaaaaaacgtcatagtatagtaaggcttagaaatgaaaaaaaccatcatagtatagtaaggcataaaaatgaataaaaccgtcataatatagtaaggcataaaaatgaataaaaccgtcatagtatagtaaggcttagaaatgaaaaaaaccatcatagtatagtaaggcataaaaatgaataaaaccgtcataatatagtaaggcataaaaatgaataaaaccgtcatagtatagtaaggcataaaaataaaaaaaaatgacatagtatagtaaggcaaaaaacgtcatagtatagtatggcataaaaatgaataaaaccgtcatagtatagtaaggcaaaaaatgtcatagtatagtaaggcatagaaatgaaaaaaaccatcatagtatagtaagtcataaaaatgaataaaaacgtcatagtatagtaaggcttaaaaatgaataaaaacgtcatagtatagtaaggcaaaaatagtcatactatagtaagtcataaaaattaaaaaagtcatagtatagtatggcataaaaatgaaaaaaatttcctagtatagtaagacataaaaataaaaaaaaagtcatagtatagtatggcataaaaatgaaaaaaaaccataatataatatggcataaaaacaaaaaaaaatcacaatatagtaaagcaaaaaaagtcatagtatagtatggcattaaagtaaaaacgtcatagtatagtaaggcaaaaaacgtcatagtatagtaaggcttagaaatgaaaaaaaccatcatagtatagtaaggcataaaaatgaataaaaccgtcataatatagtaaggcataaaaatgaataaaaccgtcatagtatagtaaggcttagaaatgaaaaaaaccatcatagtatagtaaggcataaaaatgaataaaaccgtcataatatagtaaggcataaaaatgaataaaaccgtcatagtatagtaaggcataaaaataaaaaaaaatgacatagtatagtaaggcaaaaaacgtcatagtatagtatggcataaaaatgaataaaaccgtcatagtatagtaaggcaaaaaatgtcatagtatagtaaggcatagaaatgaaaaaaaccatcatagtatagtaagtcataaaaatgaataaaaacgtcatagtatagtaaggcttaaaaatgaataaaaacgtcatagtatagtaaggcaaaaatagtcatactatagtaagtcataaaaattaaaaaagtcatagtatagtatggcataaaaatgaaaaaaatgtcatagtatagtaaggcataaaaataaaaaaaaagcataatataatatggcataaaaacaaaaaaaaatcacaatatagtaaagcaaaaaaagtcatagtatagtatggcataaaagtaaaaaacgtcatagtatagtaaggcaaaaaacgtcatagtatagtaaggcatagaaatgaaaaaaaccatcatagtatagtaagtcataaaaatgaataaaaacgtcatagtatagtaaggcttaaaaatgaataaaaacgtcatagtatagtatgacataaaacgtcatagtatagtatggcataaaaatgcaaaaaaaacgtcatagtatagtatggcataaaaatgaaaaaagacgtcatagtatagtatggcgtaaaaatgcaaaaaaaacgtcatagtatagtatggcataaaaatgcaaaaaaaacgtcatagtatagtatggcattaaatgaaaaaaacgtcatagtatagtatggcataaaaatgaaaaaaacgtcaaagtatagtaatgcataaaacatcatagtatagtatggaataaaacgtcatagtatagtatggcaaaaaatgagaaaatagtcatagtatagtaaggcaaagaaaacgtcatagtatagaaaggcataaaaatgaaaaaaaacgtcatagtatagtatggcataaaaatgcaaaaaaaacgtcatagtatagtatggcattaaatgaaaaaaacgtcatagtatagtatggcataaaaatgaaaaaaacgtcaaagtatagtaatgcataaaacgtcatagtatagtatggaataaaacgtcatagtatagtatggcaaaaaatgagaaaatagtcatagtatagtaaggcaaaaaaaacgtcatggtatagaaaggcataaaaatgaaaaaaaacgtcatagtatagtatggcattaaaatgcaaaaaaaacgtcatagtatagtatggcataaaaatgcaaaaaaaacatcatagtatagtatggcataaaacgtcatagtatagtatggcataaaaatgaaaaaaaaacgtcatagtatagtatggcataaaaatgaaaaaaaaccgtcatagtatagtatggcatgaaaatgccaaaaaaacgttatagtatagtatgacataaaaatgcaaaaaaaccatcatggtatagtgtggcataaaaatgcaaaaaaggtcatggtatagtatggcaaaaaaaatgaaaaaaacgtcatagtatagtatggtaaaaaaaaatgaaaagaacgtcatagtatagtatggcaaaaaaatgaaaaaacctcatagtatagtaaggcaatacaatttaaaaaaaagtcatagtatagtaaggcaaaaaaagtcatagtatagtatggcaaaaaaatgaaaaaatagtcatagtatagtaaggcaaaaaacgtcatagtatagtatgg containing:
- the LOC130171694 gene encoding mucin-2-like, whose translation is METLLALCIALTFTTSVSSNTTHVAMTTTSPSVNSSQDVSTQHVSMTTDHTGAAIKTGTSPNNGNTTTHGSTSLPSVTMTTETSNHTTAPQSDVTTVTRHTVNSTRRETNSTSDHTPTPPEPHVNTTAGPNVTQSSSSPTSPTSNTTAATHGPHNTTAGPNVTQSSPSPTSNTTAATHGPHNTTAGPNVTQSSPSPTSNTTAATHGPHNTTAGPNVTQSSPSPTSNTTAATHGPHNTTAGPNITQSSPSPTSNTTAATHGPHNTTAGPNVTQSSPSPTSNTTATTHNKTRAPNVTMTTTSPNSTQHHTTRNTVTSTANITHAASTSSPGNNTHVHPTVTTTTGTMATRTGSTTGSSSPVSVSPNKPITSGSTTPPAAGGGGGVPGWGIALLVLAALVLLLLILLLVALLVWCCCCRGRYKGFSPYDQLTHRDDIPLYTTHSRFEGPNGRPYDELEKPTKNRTGTYTVNR